From a region of the Patescibacteria group bacterium genome:
- a CDS encoding L28 family ribosomal protein: MAFKCDRCGKGIVITSQQRHKKGVAGGRWKYRAPKSKKVLKPNLQTYRGKLNGEMGKWKLCTQCLRTIKKKQREAKEKKEIKKEKPAPEKSSVSKIN; this comes from the coding sequence ATGGCATTTAAATGTGACCGGTGCGGTAAAGGGATTGTGATTACTTCTCAACAGCGACACAAAAAAGGTGTGGCTGGTGGTCGTTGGAAGTATCGAGCCCCAAAAAGTAAAAAAGTTTTAAAACCCAATCTTCAAACTTACAGAGGGAAGTTAAATGGTGAGATGGGGAAATGGAAACTTTGCACTCAGTGTTTAAGAACGATTAAGAAAAAACAAAGAGAAGCAAAAGAGAAAAAAGAGATTAAGAAAGAAAAACCTGCTCCTGAAAAATCTTCTGTTTCCAAAATCAATTAG
- a CDS encoding site-2 protease family protein, which produces MLQYLFTNPLSFAIWAAALLVAVTVHEFAHAWTADHLGDPTARLAGRVTLNPIAHLDPIGTLMLLVFRFGWGKPVPIDPFNLRNPRRDAAIISFAGPAADLALALILSLIIRLSYLFLNSALLIQTILLPFITLSVILAIFNMIPIHPLDGGKILVGLLPKENAYKIDAVLNRYGFFILILLIFPFFGTSPIIAIISPIINLILSLLLPNAPLV; this is translated from the coding sequence ATGTTACAATATCTTTTTACCAATCCTTTATCTTTTGCTATCTGGGCCGCCGCTCTTCTGGTAGCGGTCACGGTTCATGAATTTGCTCATGCCTGGACAGCTGATCATTTAGGTGATCCTACTGCCAGACTAGCCGGTAGAGTCACCCTCAACCCCATCGCCCATCTTGATCCGATTGGTACTCTAATGCTCCTTGTCTTTCGTTTTGGCTGGGGCAAACCAGTTCCGATTGATCCCTTTAATCTCCGCAACCCTCGCCGAGACGCCGCTATTATCTCTTTTGCCGGACCAGCCGCTGATTTAGCTCTGGCTCTGATTCTTTCCTTAATTATTCGCCTTTCCTATCTTTTTCTTAATTCTGCCCTCCTTATCCAAACCATTCTCCTGCCTTTTATCACCTTAAGTGTTATTCTCGCCATCTTTAATATGATTCCCATCCATCCTCTAGATGGTGGTAAAATCCTAGTTGGTCTTTTACCCAAAGAAAATGCTTACAAAATAGACGCTGTTCTTAACCGATATGGTTTCTTCATTCTCATTCTTCTTATCTTTCCTTTTTTCGGCACTTCACCTATTATTGCCATTATCTCGCCTATCATTAACCTTATCCTGTCTCTTCTTCTCCCAAACGCCCCGCTCGTGTAA
- a CDS encoding thermonuclease family protein: MVKRPRSKTPLIFIIFLFLSFFGFFSWQYFSSPKLFLVSEVIDGDTIRLNDGRRVRYIGLDAPEEEKCFAEEAKKINEELVLGKEVRLERDVNEMDRFGRYLAYIYVQEEEKEVFVNQFLLEEGAGEFFLDTVNLKHQEVLAQAAEKAHDEKKGLWQVCALDKNGCQIKGNVDRLDKRWYHLPSFRHYEATEVNLKHGDRWFCSEGEALEAGFERARE; encoded by the coding sequence ATGGTCAAAAGACCTCGGTCTAAAACCCCTCTTATTTTTATTATTTTTCTTTTTCTTTCCTTTTTTGGTTTTTTCTCTTGGCAATATTTTTCTTCTCCAAAACTTTTTCTTGTTAGTGAAGTGATTGATGGCGATACGATTAGGCTTAATGATGGTCGAAGAGTAAGATACATTGGTTTGGATGCGCCTGAAGAAGAGAAATGCTTTGCTGAAGAAGCAAAGAAAATAAATGAGGAATTGGTTTTAGGAAAAGAGGTTAGATTGGAAAGGGATGTTAATGAAATGGACAGATTTGGTCGTTACCTGGCTTATATTTATGTTCAAGAGGAAGAAAAGGAAGTTTTTGTTAATCAGTTTTTATTAGAAGAAGGAGCCGGAGAGTTTTTCTTAGATACCGTTAATTTAAAACATCAAGAAGTTTTGGCTCAGGCAGCCGAGAAGGCTCATGATGAAAAGAAAGGACTTTGGCAGGTTTGTGCTCTTGATAAGAATGGCTGTCAGATAAAGGGTAATGTGGATAGATTAGATAAACGTTGGTATCATTTGCCTAGTTTTAGGCATTACGAAGCCACTGAAGTTAATTTGAAACATGGAGACAGATGGTTTTGTTCTGAGGGAGAGGCTTTAGAGGCTGGGTTTGAGAGGGCAAGAGAATAA
- a CDS encoding GIY-YIG nuclease family protein, producing MSCQNLKWSTSFRYTTGNSYKVPEIGGIYKVLRNDGEKDKMTRVYVGRAFHLRKRYLEHLSPNEQNSCLKRNLVNEDCYFKYALLSGEDNRIAAESHLLKEGTYECNKKEE from the coding sequence ATGAGTTGTCAAAATCTAAAATGGTCGACAAGTTTTCGCTACACAACGGGTAATTCCTACAAGGTACCAGAAATTGGTGGGATTTATAAGGTGTTAAGAAATGATGGGGAAAAGGACAAAATGACTCGAGTTTATGTCGGCAGAGCCTTCCATCTTAGAAAACGCTATCTTGAACATCTTTCGCCAAACGAACAAAATAGCTGTTTAAAAAGGAATTTGGTAAATGAAGATTGTTACTTTAAATATGCCCTTTTGAGCGGCGAAGATAATAGAATTGCCGCAGAATCACATCTTCTTAAAGAAGGTACTTATGAATGTAATAAAAAAGAGGAATGA
- a CDS encoding MFS transporter — protein MKRNLSVWLLYDAANSFLMAAVTGLYLGQWIVIDNGFDDIWYGGTFTLATLLLLLTSPFWGAWSDKLGRRKPFISWMTIVLIVFGFLLSFTVNSQFSVLFRVMMALAFFLVIQYVYQISLIFYNSLLDKLSTSKSRGKISGLGSAVGSFGWIVGVALLLPFNEGKITLFGQPGRTQVFLPGVILFALLAWPMLLWFREPRVKEIKEKISFKDIYNKTIQGLKDLLKKNRNVTLFLLAFFFISDAIQTGELYFAILMDQIFKVSDPVKVQILGMMFLIAVPAAYVLGRLADKYGTKRLLVLVCFDLILIFALCFVASDPRILYLFAVFAGIGWGGFYTLFRALLVKISPRSQLGEYFGFYSTFERFASIVGPLTWGVITLMLREHGILKYRVAGFGLVFLMIIGLFLLTKVKEEKVFA, from the coding sequence GTGAAAAGAAATCTTTCTGTTTGGCTTCTTTATGATGCGGCCAATTCTTTTTTAATGGCGGCCGTGACTGGGCTTTATTTAGGTCAGTGGATTGTGATTGATAATGGTTTTGATGATATTTGGTATGGTGGGACTTTTACTTTAGCGACTCTTTTACTTCTTTTAACTTCACCTTTTTGGGGAGCTTGGTCAGATAAACTTGGTCGGAGAAAACCCTTTATTAGTTGGATGACCATTGTTTTGATTGTTTTTGGGTTTTTATTGAGTTTTACGGTCAACTCTCAATTTTCTGTACTTTTTCGGGTAATGATGGCTTTGGCTTTTTTCTTGGTTATTCAATATGTTTATCAGATAAGTTTGATTTTTTACAATAGTCTCCTTGATAAATTATCAACTTCTAAGAGTCGGGGCAAGATTTCAGGATTAGGCAGTGCCGTGGGTTCTTTTGGTTGGATTGTGGGTGTGGCTCTGCTTTTGCCTTTTAATGAAGGGAAAATTACTTTATTTGGTCAACCTGGCCGAACCCAGGTTTTTTTACCAGGCGTAATTTTGTTTGCTTTATTAGCCTGGCCAATGTTACTTTGGTTTCGAGAACCTAGAGTGAAAGAGATAAAGGAAAAGATTAGTTTTAAGGATATTTATAATAAGACGATTCAGGGTTTAAAGGATTTGTTAAAAAAGAATCGGAATGTGACTCTTTTTCTTTTAGCCTTTTTCTTTATCTCTGATGCTATTCAGACAGGTGAGCTCTATTTTGCCATTTTAATGGATCAGATTTTTAAAGTTTCTGATCCAGTTAAGGTTCAGATCTTGGGGATGATGTTTTTAATTGCGGTTCCGGCTGCCTATGTTTTAGGAAGGTTGGCGGATAAATATGGAACTAAAAGACTCTTGGTTTTGGTTTGTTTTGATTTGATTTTAATTTTTGCTCTTTGTTTTGTGGCTTCTGACCCCAGGATTCTTTATCTCTTTGCTGTTTTTGCGGGTATTGGTTGGGGTGGTTTTTACACTCTTTTCCGAGCCTTGTTAGTCAAAATCTCTCCTAGGTCACAATTAGGTGAATATTTTGGTTTTTATTCTACTTTTGAGAGGTTTGCTTCAATTGTTGGCCCTTTGACTTGGGGTGTAATTACTCTGATGTTAAGAGAGCATGGGATTTTGAAATATCGAGTGGCGGGTTTTGGTTTGGTTTTCTTAATGATCATTGGTCTTTTTCTTTTGACAAAGGTGAAAGAAGAAAAGGTTTTTGCTTGA
- a CDS encoding DMT family transporter, producing the protein MEKVITPSVLFGLLAMFGWGTGSFVVASLTKKFGVFKVGFLIQILAFFPTLLLLPIIKEELILNQTWFYLSLIALIGSLAYISILKSYEQGIISIVVPLSSVWAIITAILSFIFLKESVVPIKIIGMSIAIIGIILISTDFRKVLKEKKIKIYKGVKWASLAALAWGVEMFLLAFFSRKLGWYTANLGLRFWNLVIFFLLAVLIKQKIPLLFKKIPRLIWLAILIDVFTLTTYNLGLVRGEPGVVSVIASTSPLITIILATLFFKEKIELIQKIGIFLILAGIASLSLV; encoded by the coding sequence ATGGAAAAAGTCATTACCCCTTCAGTTCTTTTTGGCCTCTTAGCCATGTTTGGCTGGGGCACGGGCAGTTTTGTAGTCGCCTCTTTAACTAAAAAGTTTGGCGTTTTTAAAGTCGGTTTTTTAATCCAAATCCTAGCTTTTTTTCCTACCCTTCTCCTCCTCCCAATCATTAAAGAAGAATTAATTCTTAATCAAACTTGGTTTTACCTTAGTTTAATTGCTCTGATTGGCAGTCTCGCTTATATCTCCATTCTCAAGAGTTACGAACAAGGGATTATTTCCATTGTTGTCCCCTTAAGTTCTGTTTGGGCCATTATTACAGCCATCCTCAGTTTTATCTTTTTAAAAGAAAGCGTAGTTCCCATTAAAATAATCGGCATGAGTATTGCCATTATTGGCATTATTCTCATTTCCACTGACTTTAGAAAAGTCCTTAAAGAAAAAAAGATTAAAATTTATAAAGGGGTTAAATGGGCCAGTCTAGCCGCTCTGGCCTGGGGAGTGGAAATGTTTCTCCTCGCTTTTTTCTCAAGAAAATTAGGCTGGTACACAGCCAATCTTGGTCTCCGATTCTGGAACCTGGTTATCTTTTTCCTCTTAGCTGTTTTAATTAAACAAAAAATTCCTCTTCTCTTTAAAAAAATCCCTAGATTAATCTGGCTGGCTATTTTAATTGATGTTTTTACTCTCACCACCTATAACCTAGGCTTAGTTAGAGGTGAACCAGGTGTGGTTTCAGTGATTGCCAGCACCAGCCCTCTAATCACGATTATTCTCGCCACCCTTTTCTTCAAAGAAAAAATAGAACTAATCCAAAAAATAGGCATCTTCTTGATTCTCGCTGGTATTGCTAGTTTGTCTTTGGTTTAG
- a CDS encoding VanW family protein: protein MLKETLISAVALVSTALLPVSQAAGPLLSPVPDYLLVFNQSDEVLAEETLDLTIREPNPNANQGYTDNILLALHYLKGDIKNPKINWDWARQPFEVSFVLQSGEVFAFHENVLTEYQNPQVTMNSRFFVDEGYKSVWGLGGNGVCHLASLINWVAIEADLEVVAKASHDFALIPGVAREYGTSIRSQSPNQNLYITNSLDYPVIFRFVADNQKVVLRISQLNK from the coding sequence ATGTTAAAAGAAACGCTTATTAGTGCTGTTGCTTTAGTTTCCACCGCTTTATTGCCGGTTTCTCAGGCGGCGGGTCCGCTATTGTCGCCAGTACCTGATTATCTTTTGGTTTTTAATCAGAGTGATGAAGTTTTGGCTGAAGAAACCTTGGATTTAACGATTCGTGAACCGAATCCAAACGCTAATCAGGGCTATACTGACAATATTTTATTGGCTTTGCATTATTTAAAAGGTGATATTAAAAATCCCAAAATTAATTGGGATTGGGCGCGTCAGCCGTTTGAAGTCAGTTTTGTGCTTCAATCGGGTGAGGTTTTTGCTTTCCATGAGAATGTTTTAACTGAATACCAGAATCCTCAGGTGACGATGAACTCTCGTTTCTTTGTTGATGAGGGCTACAAAAGTGTTTGGGGATTGGGTGGGAATGGTGTTTGTCACTTAGCTTCTTTGATTAACTGGGTAGCCATTGAAGCGGATTTAGAAGTAGTCGCTAAAGCTAGTCACGATTTTGCCTTAATTCCTGGTGTGGCTCGGGAATACGGGACTTCGATTCGTTCTCAAAGTCCTAACCAGAATTTATATATTACTAATAGTCTGGATTATCCGGTTATATTCAGATTTGTGGCTGATAATCAAAAGGTGGTTTTAAGGATTAGTCAATTAAATAAATAA
- a CDS encoding EamA family transporter, with protein MSAVYLAFLAAIAFGFWTIFHKYASPHIDQVFGAILVSLTAVILGAVILLPQLKNKQLVSNPKGILFVVLAGICAFFIDFLALSAYAKGLPISVGGPIIIGGSIAIASIIGIFLGESVGFLKILALFLIILGSAILAKYE; from the coding sequence ATGTCAGCTGTTTATTTAGCTTTTTTAGCGGCAATTGCTTTTGGATTTTGGACAATCTTTCATAAATATGCTTCTCCTCATATTGATCAAGTTTTCGGAGCCATTCTGGTTTCTTTAACAGCGGTTATCTTGGGGGCGGTTATCTTATTACCTCAATTGAAAAACAAGCAATTAGTTAGCAATCCCAAGGGAATTCTTTTTGTAGTCTTAGCTGGAATTTGTGCTTTTTTTATTGATTTTCTGGCTCTTTCTGCTTATGCCAAAGGTTTACCCATATCGGTGGGAGGACCAATTATTATTGGTGGTAGTATTGCCATTGCTTCCATTATTGGAATTTTCTTAGGTGAATCAGTTGGTTTTCTCAAGATTCTAGCCCTCTTTTTGATTATTTTGGGATCAGCAATTTTAGCAAAATACGAATAA
- a CDS encoding type II toxin-antitoxin system RelE/ParE family toxin, with amino-acid sequence MAWRVVYFESPRGERFVKKFIDGLAPVVKAKYIGMIDFLEEYGPFLSGKYTKKLRKDLYELRITGKEQIRVLYTVRERNIILLHAFKKKTQRTPLKEIKTALLRLDKL; translated from the coding sequence ATGGCTTGGAGAGTGGTTTATTTTGAGAGTCCTCGGGGTGAGAGATTTGTTAAGAAGTTTATTGATGGGCTGGCTCCTGTCGTCAAAGCTAAATATATTGGGATGATTGATTTTCTTGAAGAATATGGGCCATTTTTAAGTGGAAAATATACTAAAAAGTTAAGAAAAGATTTATACGAACTAAGGATAACTGGTAAAGAACAAATTAGGGTTTTATATACGGTGCGAGAAAGAAATATTATTCTTCTTCATGCTTTTAAAAAGAAAACTCAAAGAACCCCACTTAAAGAAATCAAGACAGCTCTTTTGCGTCTTGACAAGTTATAA
- a CDS encoding class III extradiol dioxygenase subunit B-like domain-containing protein yields the protein MLVFACLSPHPPLILPSVGSEKDRQEVKKTITSLEKLGKQLAKIKPDCLIITSPHPDWGFNVPLHYLAKNLHGIEVKAHLTDLESPEVHFNRGKELIKNLNYIKKLAWVASGDMSHRLKEDGPYGLHPSGPKFDKEFINLLKRKDIGSLLNIDPKLIDEAGECGLRSFCQLLGALEGAKVKWQSEILSYEAPFGVGYLVANFKIKK from the coding sequence ATGTTAGTCTTTGCTTGTCTCTCGCCTCACCCACCTCTTATCCTGCCTTCAGTTGGTTCAGAAAAAGATAGGCAAGAAGTTAAAAAAACGATTACCTCTCTAGAAAAACTAGGCAAACAACTAGCTAAGATCAAACCAGATTGTCTGATCATTACCTCACCCCATCCTGATTGGGGTTTTAATGTTCCTCTTCATTATCTAGCCAAAAATCTTCATGGAATTGAAGTTAAGGCTCATTTAACTGACCTTGAATCACCTGAAGTTCACTTTAATAGAGGCAAAGAATTAATCAAAAACCTCAATTACATTAAGAAACTAGCTTGGGTTGCTTCTGGGGATATGAGCCACCGACTGAAAGAAGATGGTCCTTACGGCCTCCATCCCTCTGGTCCAAAATTTGATAAGGAATTCATTAATCTCCTTAAAAGAAAAGATATTGGTAGTCTTTTAAACATAGATCCCAAGCTCATTGACGAAGCCGGTGAATGTGGCTTAAGAAGCTTTTGTCAACTATTAGGTGCCCTAGAAGGTGCCAAGGTCAAATGGCAATCAGAAATTCTCTCTTATGAAGCCCCTTTTGGTGTGGGTTATCTTGTGGCTAATTTTAAAATAAAAAAATAA
- a CDS encoding helix-turn-helix domain-containing protein, translated as MRPAFYDSSVYREKQSSLTKKNWQKGAYNHLKEEVERTCARRRCEETFLVVASDPKKYCSQSCAAKVNNLKRSPESPVSKVRLEKLYKNGLSANEIAEKLGISLYKVNYWLKNFQIPKRSVSEAIYLKYNPNGDPFEIKEKLSPEERQLLGMGLGIYWGEGNK; from the coding sequence ATGAGACCTGCCTTTTATGATTCATCAGTTTATAGAGAGAAACAGAGTTCTTTAACAAAAAAGAATTGGCAAAAGGGTGCTTATAATCATTTAAAGGAAGAGGTGGAGCGAACTTGTGCGAGGAGGAGGTGTGAAGAAACTTTTCTAGTTGTAGCTTCTGACCCAAAAAAGTATTGTAGTCAGTCTTGTGCAGCCAAAGTAAATAATTTGAAAAGGAGTCCGGAATCGCCTGTATCTAAAGTACGACTAGAAAAGCTTTATAAAAATGGCCTTTCTGCAAATGAAATTGCTGAAAAATTAGGCATTTCGCTCTATAAAGTTAATTATTGGTTGAAAAATTTTCAGATACCCAAGCGTTCAGTTAGTGAAGCTATTTATCTCAAATATAATCCAAATGGAGATCCTTTTGAAATAAAGGAAAAACTTTCACCAGAAGAAAGACAACTTTTAGGGATGGGTCTTGGTATTTATTGGGGAGAAGGTAATAAGTAA
- a CDS encoding methionyl-tRNA formyltransferase, whose amino-acid sequence MKPKVIFFGSDQYSQIVLDLLKKDQRWQIVKSLEEKPDVGILASYGQILKKEVLEKPKHGILNIHPSLLPKYRGPTPVPTAILNGEQETGVTIFKMDEKIDHGPILSQFKEEIRPNDTAESLLKRLFLAGAKVLTTILLSYLEGKIELREQDDSQATPTKKFTREDGKINWQEEPAKIERKIRAFYPWPETWTEVTIKEEKKRLKILKAHLENNRLILDQVQLESKKAVTYKQFKEGYPEAKIVS is encoded by the coding sequence ATGAAACCTAAAGTTATTTTCTTTGGTTCAGACCAATATTCTCAAATTGTTTTAGATCTTCTTAAAAAAGATCAGCGCTGGCAAATCGTCAAATCTCTAGAAGAAAAACCCGATGTTGGTATCTTGGCTTCTTATGGCCAAATTCTTAAAAAAGAAGTCTTGGAAAAACCAAAACACGGCATTCTCAACATTCATCCCTCTTTACTCCCTAAGTACCGTGGCCCAACCCCTGTGCCTACCGCCATTCTTAATGGCGAACAAGAAACCGGTGTCACCATTTTCAAGATGGACGAAAAAATTGATCACGGACCGATCCTTTCTCAATTCAAAGAAGAAATTAGACCCAATGATACGGCCGAATCCTTACTCAAACGTCTTTTTCTGGCTGGAGCCAAAGTTCTGACCACTATCCTTCTTTCTTATCTAGAAGGCAAAATAGAATTAAGAGAACAAGATGATTCTCAAGCCACCCCTACCAAAAAATTCACCCGAGAAGACGGCAAAATAAACTGGCAAGAAGAACCAGCTAAAATAGAAAGAAAAATAAGAGCCTTTTATCCTTGGCCAGAGACTTGGACAGAAGTCACAATCAAAGAAGAAAAGAAAAGACTAAAAATTCTTAAAGCTCACTTAGAAAATAATAGACTCATTCTTGACCAAGTCCAACTAGAAAGCAAAAAAGCAGTCACCTACAAACAGTTCAAAGAGGGCTATCCTGAAGCAAAGATCGTAAGTTAA
- a CDS encoding ATP cone domain-containing protein: MNCPFCRSSQVFVTNSRPTKGNTQIWRRRKCSNCKKLFTTYENIDLSYLIVIKKSGRRQRYDRAKLYSSIYHAAIQEKGSDRGETGNLAEEITKDVETEILSLKRKRIKTSEIFNIVFDILKKKHLSTSLRYLAYFQKPSNLLSLRKLLF; the protein is encoded by the coding sequence ATGAATTGTCCATTTTGTCGAAGTTCTCAAGTTTTTGTTACTAATTCTCGCCCAACAAAGGGAAATACTCAAATTTGGCGTAGGCGAAAATGTTCAAATTGTAAAAAATTATTTACTACTTACGAAAATATTGATCTTTCTTATCTCATTGTTATAAAAAAATCAGGTAGAAGACAAAGGTATGATCGAGCCAAACTATATTCAAGCATCTACCATGCGGCTATTCAGGAAAAAGGTAGTGATCGAGGCGAAACTGGCAACTTAGCAGAAGAAATTACTAAGGACGTAGAAACAGAGATTCTCTCCTTAAAAAGAAAAAGAATTAAAACCTCTGAAATCTTTAATATTGTCTTTGATATCCTTAAGAAAAAACATCTCAGCACTTCCTTAAGATATTTAGCCTACTTTCAGAAACCTAGCAATTTATTAAGTCTTCGGAAATTATTATTTTAA
- a CDS encoding helix-turn-helix transcriptional regulator gives MSETKRRRKEKLMTWREHRKQLMKDPKVRQVYLELQPEFAIIRKIIDSRVKEGVTQKELARRMKTKQSAISRLESGKANPSLNFLQRLAGALNTRLEIRFLPK, from the coding sequence ATGAGTGAAACAAAAAGACGTAGAAAAGAAAAGTTAATGACCTGGAGAGAACATCGGAAACAATTGATGAAAGACCCCAAGGTTCGTCAGGTTTATCTGGAGCTTCAACCAGAGTTTGCTATTATTAGAAAAATTATTGATTCAAGAGTAAAAGAAGGGGTAACTCAAAAAGAGTTAGCAAGAAGAATGAAGACTAAACAATCAGCCATTTCTCGGTTAGAATCTGGAAAGGCTAATCCTTCTTTAAATTTTCTTCAGCGGTTAGCTGGAGCTTTAAATACGCGTCTCGAAATTCGCTTCTTGCCAAAGTAG
- the def gene encoding peptide deformylase, translating into MAIKKIITVPNSKLRQKSKPVKKIDKKIKQLVKNLIETAKAAEEPKGVGLSAIQINKPVRVFVIKRGNKFTPFINPKITWQSKKKLSQVLEKEKLLFEGCLSIPGFYGFVDRPYAIKLKWQDLERKNHQEKFAEKESTFVQHELDHLNGILFTDHILKQKGKIFKIEKDEEDNEVFVEVEIE; encoded by the coding sequence ATGGCGATTAAAAAAATTATTACGGTCCCTAATTCCAAACTTCGTCAAAAATCAAAACCAGTTAAAAAAATTGACAAAAAAATAAAACAACTGGTTAAGAATTTAATTGAGACCGCTAAAGCCGCCGAAGAACCTAAAGGTGTCGGCCTTTCTGCTATCCAAATAAATAAGCCAGTCAGGGTCTTTGTCATTAAAAGAGGTAATAAATTTACTCCCTTTATTAACCCCAAAATTACTTGGCAATCTAAGAAAAAACTCTCCCAAGTTTTAGAAAAAGAAAAGCTGCTGTTTGAAGGTTGTCTCTCTATCCCTGGCTTTTATGGTTTTGTTGACCGCCCTTATGCGATCAAATTAAAATGGCAAGATTTAGAAAGAAAAAATCATCAAGAAAAGTTTGCAGAAAAAGAATCCACTTTTGTTCAGCACGAACTCGACCATCTTAACGGGATTCTTTTTACTGACCACATTCTTAAACAAAAAGGAAAAATCTTTAAAATCGAAAAAGACGAAGAAGACAACGAAGTCTTTGTGGAAGTTGAAATCGAATGA
- a CDS encoding 2-hydroxyacid dehydrogenase — protein sequence MRFKKILVVGIGKGSLTKETWGKIDRLTEKKVLLPADSKDIQKHLSTTDCLLVSLGITVDKKIIDHAPKLKYIGALSTGYGRIDDAYTAKKRIVVCNIPGYSTEAVTEFAFAAILEHLREVERGKNQARKGDYSEATFFGVSEIKGKKFGVIGLGQIGGRIAEIAHDGFGADVRYWSRIRKKKYERKGIKYQEVESLIKECDFLSLNLAYNKDTENFLNSKRIGLIKSGAVVINLAPMELLDIKALEKRLKKGDITFILDHSDELSPAIAKRLSKYKNCILYPPIAYTTKEATAAKQEIFVQNLENFLKGKPTNKVN from the coding sequence ATGAGATTTAAAAAAATCTTAGTCGTTGGTATAGGAAAAGGAAGTCTTACAAAAGAAACTTGGGGGAAAATTGACCGCTTAACCGAAAAGAAAGTTTTACTTCCAGCAGACAGTAAGGATATTCAAAAACATCTTTCAACAACAGATTGTTTACTCGTTAGTCTCGGTATTACTGTCGATAAGAAAATAATTGACCATGCACCGAAACTAAAATACATTGGTGCTCTTTCGACAGGTTACGGCAGGATAGATGACGCTTACACAGCCAAAAAGAGAATTGTTGTTTGTAATATTCCAGGATACAGCACAGAAGCGGTGACGGAGTTTGCTTTTGCCGCCATTTTGGAACATTTAAGAGAAGTTGAAAGGGGTAAAAATCAGGCGAGAAAAGGTGATTATTCTGAGGCAACTTTCTTTGGAGTTTCAGAAATAAAAGGTAAAAAATTTGGCGTTATTGGTTTGGGGCAAATTGGAGGAAGAATTGCCGAGATTGCTCATGATGGTTTTGGGGCAGATGTAAGATATTGGTCGAGAATAAGAAAGAAGAAATATGAAAGAAAAGGAATAAAATACCAAGAAGTAGAATCTCTAATCAAAGAATGTGATTTTCTTTCTCTCAATCTTGCCTACAATAAAGACACTGAAAATTTTTTGAATAGCAAAAGAATTGGGCTGATTAAATCTGGAGCTGTGGTGATTAATCTGGCACCGATGGAGCTTTTAGATATCAAGGCCCTGGAAAAAAGGTTAAAGAAGGGAGACATAACTTTTATCTTGGATCACTCAGACGAACTTTCTCCAGCCATCGCAAAAAGACTTTCAAAATACAAAAACTGCATCCTTTATCCGCCAATTGCCTATACTACTAAAGAAGCGACAGCAGCAAAACAAGAAATTTTTGTTCAAAATCTTGAAAATTTCCTCAAAGGCAAACCAACTAACAAGGTTAATTAG
- the amrA gene encoding AmmeMemoRadiSam system protein A, giving the protein MDPVIKLAKQTIETYLKTNQIPPLPEKLPSELLKKRAGVFVSIHKKDGSLRGCIGTFLPTKPNLALEIITNAISSATQDPRFPPITKEELPSLIYSVDVLSEPKRANKKQLNPQKHGLIVATKDGRRGLLLPALPNVKTVEHQIEICKMKAGIGPKEEVEFQTFTVKRHEEK; this is encoded by the coding sequence ATGGATCCAGTCATTAAACTTGCCAAACAAACAATTGAAACCTATCTTAAAACCAACCAAATTCCTCCTTTACCAGAAAAATTGCCTTCTGAATTGCTCAAGAAAAGAGCTGGGGTTTTTGTCTCTATCCATAAAAAAGACGGCTCCCTTAGAGGCTGTATTGGTACCTTCTTACCGACTAAACCCAACCTTGCCCTAGAAATTATAACCAATGCCATCTCTTCAGCCACTCAGGACCCCAGATTCCCACCAATCACCAAAGAAGAACTCCCATCTTTAATCTATTCTGTTGATGTTCTTTCAGAACCAAAAAGAGCCAACAAAAAACAACTCAACCCCCAAAAACATGGTCTGATTGTGGCCACTAAAGATGGCCGCCGGGGATTGCTTTTACCGGCTCTCCCTAATGTTAAAACCGTAGAGCACCAAATTGAAATTTGCAAAATGAAAGCAGGGATTGGTCCCAAAGAAGAAGTCGAATTCCAAACTTTTACAGTCAAGAGACACGAAGAAAAGTAG